In the genome of Saccharomonospora viridis DSM 43017, one region contains:
- a CDS encoding multicopper oxidase domain-containing protein, giving the protein MLAGAAAGMATPVITSAIGGTPALAAPLEANGFRGRPRPRRITLFAEELPGDMVGYGLAPGEATVPGPVLEMWEGETLEIQLVNNTDHRLSIHPHGVEYDTESDGSPLNDSFNAPGECRTYVWRSRTPYRAEDGAWMPGSAGYWHYHDHAMGTDHGTEGLTRGLYGALVVRRRGDILPDRQYTIVFNGTTINNRVAPEAPIFEARLGERVEFIAISHGNSPHTFHLHGHRWADNRTGMLAGPDDPTPTIDNKDLNPGSSFGFQVIAGKGVGPGAWMYHCHMQVHSDDGMTGLFLVRNEDGSLPPGAEEALRRYHAHFS; this is encoded by the coding sequence ATGTTGGCCGGCGCCGCAGCCGGCATGGCCACTCCGGTCATCACCTCGGCCATCGGCGGGACACCGGCACTGGCAGCCCCGCTCGAGGCCAACGGTTTCCGCGGAAGGCCCCGGCCCCGACGCATCACCTTGTTCGCCGAGGAACTTCCGGGTGACATGGTCGGCTATGGACTCGCACCGGGTGAAGCCACCGTCCCCGGACCGGTCCTGGAGATGTGGGAAGGTGAGACTCTCGAGATCCAACTGGTGAACAACACCGACCACCGGTTGTCCATCCACCCCCACGGGGTCGAGTACGACACGGAGTCCGACGGCAGCCCGCTCAACGACTCCTTCAACGCACCCGGCGAATGTCGAACCTATGTATGGCGTAGCCGGACTCCGTACCGGGCCGAGGACGGCGCTTGGATGCCGGGCAGCGCCGGTTACTGGCACTACCACGACCACGCCATGGGCACAGACCATGGAACGGAGGGACTGACCAGGGGACTTTACGGCGCGTTGGTCGTCCGCCGTCGAGGGGACATCCTGCCGGACCGGCAGTACACGATCGTGTTCAACGGTACGACCATCAACAACAGGGTGGCTCCGGAGGCCCCCATCTTCGAGGCCCGACTCGGCGAGCGGGTCGAGTTCATCGCCATCAGCCACGGCAACAGCCCCCACACCTTCCACCTGCACGGGCACCGCTGGGCGGACAACCGCACCGGGATGCTCGCCGGGCCGGACGACCCGACCCCCACCATCGACAACAAGGACCTCAATCCGGGCTCCTCCTTCGGATTCCAGGTCATCGCCGGCAAGGGAGTCGGCCCGGGAGCGTGGATGTACCACTGCCACATGCAGGTTCACTCCGACGACGGGATGACGGGGCTCTTCCTCGTCCGCAACGAGGACGGCAGCCTGCCCCCGGGAGCGGAGGAGGCGTTGCGGCGCTACCACGCCCACTTCAGCTGA
- a CDS encoding multicopper oxidase domain-containing protein, with translation MIRKYARTGAFGKKVSRRSMLVGAAAGMAAPVVASTVGGTTATAAPNRAGDSQGEIRRITMYAEELPGGMIGYGLEPGKATVPGPVLEMWEGDTLEIELVNNTDHRLSIHPHGVEYDTESDGSPLNDSFNNPGERRTYIWRSRAPYQAKDGTWRPGSAGYWHYHDHAMGTDHGTGGVLRGLYGALVVRRPGDILPDRQYTIVFNGMTINNRVAPDAPIFEARLGERVEFIAIGHGDHFHTFHLHAHRWADNRTGLLSGPDDPTPIIDNKDLNPGSSFGFQVIAGEGVGPGAWMYHCHVQFHSDDGMAGIFLVRNEDGSLPPGAEEALERYRNHG, from the coding sequence ATGATCAGGAAGTACGCTCGAACCGGCGCGTTCGGGAAGAAGGTTTCCCGCCGTTCGATGTTGGTCGGCGCCGCGGCCGGCATGGCCGCCCCGGTCGTTGCCTCAACCGTCGGGGGGACGACCGCGACAGCCGCTCCGAACAGGGCCGGCGATTCCCAAGGTGAGATCCGGCGCATCACCATGTACGCCGAGGAACTTCCAGGCGGCATGATCGGTTACGGGCTTGAGCCCGGCAAGGCCACGGTCCCCGGTCCCGTCCTGGAGATGTGGGAGGGGGACACCCTCGAGATCGAGTTGGTGAACAACACCGACCACCGGTTGTCCATCCACCCCCACGGGGTCGAGTACGACACGGAGTCCGACGGCAGCCCGCTCAACGACTCCTTCAACAACCCGGGGGAACGGCGGACCTACATCTGGCGCAGTCGAGCCCCGTACCAGGCCAAGGACGGCACCTGGCGACCGGGCAGCGCCGGTTACTGGCACTACCACGACCACGCCATGGGCACGGACCACGGCACGGGCGGAGTGCTCAGAGGACTCTACGGCGCACTGGTCGTTCGACGTCCAGGGGACATCCTGCCGGACCGGCAGTACACGATCGTGTTCAACGGAATGACGATCAACAACAGGGTGGCTCCGGACGCGCCCATCTTCGAGGCCCGACTCGGCGAGCGGGTCGAGTTCATCGCCATCGGCCACGGAGACCACTTCCACACCTTCCACCTGCACGCCCATCGTTGGGCGGACAACCGCACCGGATTGTTGTCCGGTCCGGACGACCCGACCCCCATCATCGACAACAAGGACCTCAATCCGGGCTCCTCCTTCGGATTCCAGGTCATCGCCGGTGAAGGGGTCGGCCCGGGTGCGTGGATGTACCACTGTCACGTGCAGTTCCACTCCGACGACGGCATGGCCGGGATCTTCCTCGTCCGCAACGAGGACGGCAGCCTGCCCCCGGGAGCGGAGGAGGCACTGGAGCGTTACCGCAACCACGGCTAG
- a CDS encoding ThuA domain-containing protein, producing the protein MGRRSLGRSLHGRARPNLLRRTTVLMTSTVLVAGLSTMSASGQPETALRAAPEAGSAKADPVQVLVYHGEAAEQDDPVDEAADTIRQLGTRAGFTVDVSSDPAVFTSENLDRYRGVVFLSAEGAGLNSTQEAALRDYVQDGGGFLGIRDAAKAQPDSDWYTGLIGARPTDDAQSTEVQEAVVSVVDRQHPANKGLPLTWTRSDRWLNWETNPIGEVHTIAQVQEHTYDPGENANGPFHPISWCHDYDGGRSFYTAMGGTADSYGEKGFRGHLLGALEWTTGVVRGDCQATIAANYKVERLTEENLPGRLDQIGEPHGLTIADDGTVFYIGRAACPSGPIPNWEDENVGLGCGTIHAWDPETRQAKLVTTLEVFGNRGSGDELIKSEEGLLGITLDPDFADNGWIYVYWMPYESIDTDKRIGKRTVSRFTYDHETSSIDQSTRKDLLSWDTQIHSCCHAGGGMDFDDDGNLYIATGDSNSSQGSDGYSGNNWTKEYKGISFQDARRTSGNTNDLNGKILRIHPEDDGTYTIPEGNLFPEAEYPGDKTRPEIYVMGVRNPSRLHYDPVNDWITTAWVGPDAGEPNPELGPAKYETATIITSAGNHGWPYCMGNRQPYRDRSNEDASVLTGWYDCDNPKNTSPRNTGLEDLPPVRDNMIWYSPQGGGPVFPERDDGSGLPTYEMGDQIFTQPYLKGGAQAVMDGPTYHRSQVDTSSGVAWPEYWDGKWLIGDQSNANNRIAVTVDPSKVEEAAPPAFAEDLRHIIPGGGGDDQLQSWMDAEFGPDGALYLLDYANGFFTLEDNQKLIRVVYQGGPATPAPTAQAYSVQNKPLTVSFLGERSGGVSYHWDFGDGTTSTEANPQHTYAEVGNYTATLTVTYADGETATVETEVAVECAVPDSSRTVHFRDDDTGVTNREVAGGCTVDDLIDDEGNWPSNDDFVAHVEDVTQTLLDGGFLSEDERATLIEAAKRSGIGGKQDDGYEAIFDGTPQSLEGWQQAPGGNFELQPDGSLRSSGGLGMLWYSAEAYGDFSLKLQFRDIAPGEHRANSGVFVRFPDPRTPVDERPVSSCGTKGAARDSQAWVAIYCGHEIQIYDGKSGEPQKTGSVYNFDPVYYGQAGVTPKHQWNEYEIRVEGQHYTILRNGRVINEFDNTPGKQSSRDGDPSTDLRQFVNGYIGLQNHGDDDLVEFRNIRVRKL; encoded by the coding sequence ATGGGACGACGAAGTCTGGGGCGCTCACTGCACGGGCGTGCACGGCCGAACCTGTTGCGGCGCACCACGGTCCTGATGACGAGCACGGTCCTGGTGGCCGGCTTGTCGACGATGTCCGCGTCAGGGCAACCGGAGACAGCCCTCCGCGCCGCCCCGGAAGCCGGATCCGCCAAGGCGGACCCGGTGCAGGTGCTGGTGTACCACGGTGAGGCCGCCGAACAGGACGACCCGGTCGACGAAGCGGCCGACACCATCCGGCAACTGGGGACACGGGCCGGCTTCACCGTGGACGTGTCCAGCGACCCCGCGGTGTTCACCTCCGAGAACCTCGACCGGTACCGCGGGGTCGTGTTCCTGTCCGCCGAGGGCGCGGGACTCAACAGCACACAGGAAGCCGCACTCCGAGACTACGTCCAGGACGGCGGGGGCTTCCTCGGCATCCGGGACGCCGCGAAGGCCCAACCCGACTCCGACTGGTACACCGGGCTCATCGGTGCCCGTCCCACCGACGACGCACAGAGCACCGAGGTCCAGGAAGCGGTGGTCAGCGTCGTCGACCGACAGCACCCCGCGAACAAGGGCCTGCCGTTGACCTGGACCCGGTCCGATCGTTGGCTCAACTGGGAGACCAACCCGATCGGTGAGGTGCACACCATCGCACAGGTGCAGGAGCACACCTACGACCCCGGTGAGAACGCCAACGGACCGTTCCACCCGATCTCCTGGTGCCACGACTACGACGGGGGTCGGTCGTTCTACACCGCCATGGGCGGAACCGCGGACAGCTACGGGGAGAAGGGCTTCCGTGGCCACCTGCTCGGCGCGCTGGAGTGGACCACGGGCGTCGTCCGCGGTGACTGCCAGGCGACGATCGCGGCCAATTACAAGGTCGAACGGCTGACCGAGGAGAACCTGCCCGGCAGACTCGACCAGATCGGCGAACCGCACGGCCTCACCATCGCCGACGACGGCACCGTCTTCTACATCGGCCGGGCCGCATGCCCGAGCGGTCCCATCCCCAACTGGGAAGACGAGAACGTGGGTCTGGGCTGCGGCACCATCCACGCATGGGACCCGGAGACCAGGCAGGCGAAGCTGGTGACCACGCTGGAGGTGTTCGGTAACCGCGGTAGCGGCGACGAGCTGATCAAAAGCGAGGAGGGGTTGCTCGGCATCACCCTCGACCCGGACTTCGCCGACAACGGCTGGATCTACGTCTACTGGATGCCGTACGAATCCATCGACACGGACAAACGGATCGGCAAGCGGACGGTATCGCGGTTCACCTACGACCACGAAACCTCCTCGATCGACCAGAGCACCCGGAAGGACCTGCTGTCCTGGGACACCCAGATCCACAGCTGCTGCCACGCAGGCGGTGGCATGGACTTCGACGACGACGGCAATCTCTACATCGCCACGGGTGACAGCAACTCGTCCCAGGGTTCGGACGGCTACTCCGGTAACAACTGGACCAAGGAGTACAAGGGGATCTCGTTCCAGGACGCCCGCCGCACGTCGGGCAACACCAACGACCTGAACGGCAAGATCCTGCGGATCCACCCCGAGGACGACGGCACGTACACGATCCCCGAGGGCAACCTGTTCCCCGAGGCGGAGTACCCCGGTGACAAGACACGCCCGGAGATCTACGTGATGGGTGTCCGCAACCCGTCGCGGTTGCACTACGACCCGGTCAACGACTGGATCACCACGGCCTGGGTCGGTCCGGACGCCGGGGAACCCAACCCCGAACTGGGACCGGCGAAGTACGAGACGGCCACCATCATCACGTCCGCGGGCAACCACGGTTGGCCCTACTGCATGGGCAACCGGCAGCCCTACCGGGACCGCAGCAACGAGGACGCCAGTGTGCTCACCGGGTGGTACGACTGCGACAACCCGAAGAACACCTCTCCTCGCAACACCGGTTTGGAAGACCTCCCGCCGGTGCGGGACAACATGATCTGGTACTCCCCGCAGGGCGGTGGTCCCGTCTTCCCGGAACGGGACGACGGCAGCGGCCTGCCGACCTATGAGATGGGCGACCAGATCTTCACCCAGCCCTACCTCAAGGGCGGCGCACAGGCCGTGATGGACGGCCCGACCTACCACCGCTCCCAGGTGGACACCTCCAGTGGGGTGGCGTGGCCGGAGTACTGGGATGGCAAGTGGCTCATCGGCGATCAGTCCAATGCGAACAACCGCATCGCGGTGACCGTCGATCCGAGCAAGGTCGAGGAAGCGGCTCCGCCCGCCTTCGCCGAGGACCTACGCCACATCATCCCCGGCGGCGGGGGCGACGATCAGCTCCAAAGCTGGATGGACGCCGAGTTCGGTCCGGACGGGGCACTGTATCTGCTCGACTATGCGAACGGGTTCTTCACCTTGGAGGACAACCAGAAGCTGATCCGGGTGGTTTACCAGGGTGGACCGGCCACCCCGGCACCGACCGCGCAGGCCTACTCGGTGCAGAACAAACCGCTGACGGTCAGCTTCCTGGGCGAGCGCTCCGGGGGAGTCTCCTACCACTGGGACTTCGGCGACGGCACCACGTCGACGGAGGCCAACCCGCAGCACACCTACGCCGAGGTCGGTAACTACACCGCGACGCTGACCGTGACCTACGCCGACGGTGAGACCGCCACGGTCGAGACCGAGGTCGCGGTGGAGTGCGCGGTACCGGACTCCAGCCGCACGGTCCACTTCCGCGATGACGACACAGGGGTCACCAACCGGGAGGTCGCGGGCGGTTGCACGGTCGACGACCTGATCGACGACGAGGGCAACTGGCCCAGCAACGACGACTTCGTCGCCCACGTCGAGGACGTCACCCAGACCCTGCTGGACGGGGGCTTCCTCAGCGAGGACGAGCGCGCCACGCTGATCGAGGCGGCCAAGCGGTCCGGGATCGGTGGGAAACAGGACGACGGATACGAAGCGATCTTCGACGGGACTCCGCAGTCCCTCGAAGGCTGGCAGCAGGCTCCGGGCGGGAACTTCGAACTACAGCCGGACGGGTCGCTCCGCTCGAGCGGCGGCCTCGGCATGCTGTGGTACTCGGCCGAGGCGTACGGCGACTTCTCGCTCAAACTGCAGTTCCGCGACATCGCACCCGGCGAACACCGGGCGAACAGTGGTGTCTTCGTCCGGTTCCCCGATCCGCGAACCCCGGTCGACGAACGCCCGGTGAGCAGTTGTGGCACCAAGGGCGCCGCCCGGGACTCCCAAGCCTGGGTTGCCATCTACTGTGGACACGAGATCCAGATCTACGACGGCAAGTCGGGAGAACCGCAGAAGACCGGGTCGGTCTACAACTTCGATCCGGTGTACTACGGCCAAGCGGGTGTGACACCCAAACACCAGTGGAACGAATACGAAATCCGCGTGGAGGGGCAGCACTACACCATCCTCCGCAACGGGCGTGTGATCAACGAGTTCGACAACACCCCCGGCAAGCAGTCGTCCCGGGACGGTGACCCGTCGACCGACCTGCGTCAATTCGTCAACGGGTACATCGGTCTGCAGAACCACGGCGACGACGACCTGGTCGAGTTCCGCAACATCCGAGTGCGAAAGCTGTAG
- a CDS encoding OmpL47-type beta-barrel domain-containing protein: MVRRLLANLRVRPPKGARGAAVIGLCAALFSLWLAPAGASPGTGDAVSTSAQRPAQQQVLTWTADDRMDEYASAPATAKPGPATIVFENSENTGNTSGMSHTLTFDTSSPEYNNDVQLNIVASPFDANGGRYEVEVTLSPGKYRYYCAIPGHGEMQGVLVVTEDGGGEEDTTPPEVTAEVTGDQDEEGNYIGSATVKISAQDSGSGVDTVEYDLDEAGFEPYTEPLTINEPGDHTVHYRATDNAGNTSETGSVTFTVVEGDTEDTTPPEVTAEVTGDQDEEGNYIGSATVKISAQDSGSGVDTVEYDLDEAGFEPYTEPLTINEPGDHTVHYRATDNAGNTSETGSVTFTVVEGDTEDTTPPEVTVQLTGSQDAQWNYVDSATVALSAHDPDSGVHFLRYSLDGGSYTAYGEPIVVNEPGEHTVLYHAVDHAGNRSEDGKVTFTVVVAEGDACPASDIRDTLVIKGHDSTVANVDTGNGCTLNDLIDEHAEYPNQGAFLAHVTKVTNDLVADGVISDSEQRRILRAAENSGVGE, translated from the coding sequence ATGGTCCGACGATTACTGGCGAACCTGCGGGTTCGACCTCCGAAAGGGGCGCGAGGCGCGGCAGTGATCGGCCTCTGTGCTGCCCTGTTCTCCCTGTGGCTGGCGCCGGCAGGCGCCAGCCCGGGGACGGGTGATGCGGTGTCCACCTCGGCCCAGCGACCGGCGCAGCAGCAGGTGTTGACGTGGACCGCTGACGACCGCATGGACGAGTACGCCTCCGCACCGGCGACCGCGAAGCCGGGTCCGGCGACGATCGTCTTCGAAAACAGCGAGAACACCGGCAACACCAGCGGCATGTCGCACACGTTGACGTTCGACACGTCGTCACCGGAGTACAACAACGACGTCCAACTGAACATCGTCGCCAGTCCCTTCGACGCGAACGGAGGCAGATACGAGGTCGAGGTGACCCTGTCACCCGGCAAGTACCGGTACTACTGCGCCATCCCCGGGCACGGGGAGATGCAAGGGGTCCTCGTGGTCACCGAGGACGGCGGTGGCGAGGAGGACACCACACCGCCCGAGGTCACCGCGGAGGTGACCGGCGACCAGGACGAGGAGGGCAACTACATCGGTTCGGCCACCGTGAAGATCTCGGCACAGGACTCCGGTTCCGGGGTGGACACGGTGGAGTACGACCTCGACGAGGCCGGGTTCGAGCCCTACACCGAACCACTGACGATCAACGAACCCGGCGACCACACCGTGCACTACCGAGCCACCGACAACGCGGGCAACACCTCCGAAACCGGATCGGTCACCTTCACCGTCGTCGAAGGCGACACCGAAGACACCACACCGCCCGAGGTCACCGCGGAGGTGACCGGCGACCAGGACGAGGAGGGCAACTACATCGGTTCGGCCACCGTGAAGATCTCGGCACAGGACTCCGGTTCCGGGGTGGACACGGTGGAGTACGACCTCGACGAGGCCGGGTTCGAGCCCTACACCGAACCACTGACGATCAACGAACCCGGCGACCACACCGTGCACTACCGAGCCACCGACAACGCGGGCAACACCTCCGAAACCGGATCGGTCACCTTCACCGTCGTCGAAGGCGACACCGAAGACACCACACCACCCGAAGTCACCGTGCAGCTCACGGGTTCCCAGGACGCGCAGTGGAACTACGTGGATTCCGCCACGGTGGCCCTGTCCGCCCACGATCCGGATTCGGGTGTCCACTTCCTGCGCTACTCGCTCGACGGCGGGTCGTACACCGCCTACGGCGAACCGATCGTGGTGAACGAGCCGGGTGAGCACACGGTGCTCTACCACGCCGTGGACCACGCCGGGAACAGGTCCGAGGACGGCAAGGTGACGTTCACCGTCGTCGTCGCCGAAGGCGATGCCTGTCCGGCTTCGGATATCCGGGACACGTTGGTCATCAAGGGGCACGACAGCACTGTGGCCAATGTCGACACCGGCAACGGCTGCACGCTCAACGACCTGATCGACGAGCATGCCGAGTACCCCAACCAGGGGGCCTTCCTGGCCCACGTCACCAAGGTGACCAACGACCTGGTGGCCGACGGTGTCATCTCCGACTCGGAGCAGAGGCGTATCCTCCGCGCCGCCGAGAACTCCGGAGTCGGCGAATGA
- the ahpF gene encoding alkyl hydroperoxide reductase subunit F, producing the protein MLDPALTKQLAQHLELLRQPVELVASLDDSAKSAQLMELLTEVAALSEKITVVRRDDDERRPSFAIVRPGTDISVRFACVPLGHELTSFVLALLQVGGHPPAVSEEVIEQIRRLDGDYEFVTYLSLSCQNCPEVVQALNLMSVVNPRIKHVAVDGALFKDEVEARGVLAVPSVFLNGEHFEQGRMTLEQILSKLDSGAAQRAAQEIGNKEPFDVLVVGAGPAGVSSAIYAARKSVRTGVAAGRIGGQVLDTMAIENFISVPYTEGPKFAAALEQHASDYEIDIMDSQQAVRLEPATQPGDLHTLVLENDATLKGRTVILATGARWRPIGVPGEQEYRNKGVTYCPHCDGPLFRGKPVAVIGGGNSGVEAAIDLAGIVSHVTLLELGDTLRADEVLQRKLRSLTNVDIVLNAKTTEVLGDGTSVTGLTYTDTETGESRRLDVQGVFVQIGLLPNTEWLEGVVELTKHKEIVVDERGATSVPGVFAAGDCTTEPYKQIVTAMGSGATAALSAFDYLVRTSAPTDD; encoded by the coding sequence GTGCTTGACCCGGCACTAACCAAGCAGCTCGCCCAACATCTCGAGCTTCTTCGGCAGCCGGTCGAACTAGTCGCGTCGCTGGACGACAGTGCCAAGTCCGCCCAGCTGATGGAACTGTTGACCGAGGTTGCCGCACTCTCGGAGAAGATCACGGTGGTACGCCGTGACGACGACGAGCGTCGTCCGTCGTTCGCCATCGTCCGACCGGGAACCGACATATCGGTGCGGTTCGCCTGTGTCCCGCTCGGGCATGAGCTGACCTCCTTCGTGCTCGCTCTGCTCCAGGTCGGTGGACATCCCCCCGCGGTGTCCGAAGAGGTCATCGAGCAGATCCGGCGGCTGGACGGCGACTACGAGTTCGTCACCTACCTGTCACTGTCCTGTCAGAACTGTCCCGAGGTCGTCCAGGCGCTCAACCTCATGAGCGTGGTCAACCCGCGGATCAAGCACGTGGCCGTCGACGGTGCCCTGTTCAAGGACGAGGTCGAGGCCCGGGGCGTGCTCGCGGTGCCCTCCGTGTTCCTCAACGGTGAACACTTCGAGCAGGGTCGGATGACCCTTGAGCAAATTCTGAGCAAACTCGACAGTGGAGCCGCACAGCGGGCCGCTCAGGAGATCGGCAACAAGGAGCCCTTCGACGTGCTCGTCGTCGGTGCCGGGCCGGCCGGTGTCTCCTCGGCGATCTACGCCGCCCGCAAGAGTGTCCGCACCGGGGTCGCCGCCGGCCGTATCGGCGGTCAGGTGCTGGACACCATGGCGATCGAGAACTTCATCTCCGTGCCCTACACCGAGGGGCCGAAGTTCGCCGCCGCGCTCGAACAGCACGCCTCGGATTACGAGATCGACATCATGGACTCGCAGCAGGCCGTGCGGCTGGAGCCGGCGACACAGCCCGGTGACCTGCACACGTTGGTGCTGGAAAACGACGCCACGCTGAAGGGACGCACCGTCATCCTCGCGACCGGCGCCCGCTGGCGTCCCATCGGGGTCCCGGGGGAGCAGGAGTACCGCAACAAGGGTGTGACCTACTGCCCCCACTGCGACGGCCCCTTGTTCCGCGGCAAGCCGGTCGCGGTGATCGGTGGTGGCAATTCCGGAGTCGAGGCCGCCATCGACCTGGCGGGGATCGTCTCGCACGTGACGTTGCTGGAGCTCGGTGACACGTTGCGAGCCGACGAGGTGCTGCAGCGCAAGCTGCGCAGCCTGACCAATGTGGACATCGTTCTCAACGCGAAGACCACCGAGGTCCTCGGCGACGGCACCTCGGTAACGGGCCTTACCTACACCGACACCGAGACAGGCGAGAGCCGACGGCTCGACGTCCAGGGCGTGTTCGTGCAGATCGGCCTGCTGCCGAACACCGAGTGGCTCGAGGGCGTCGTCGAGTTGACCAAGCACAAGGAGATCGTCGTCGACGAGCGGGGCGCGACCTCCGTGCCGGGAGTGTTCGCCGCGGGCGACTGCACGACCGAGCCCTACAAGCAGATCGTGACGGCGATGGGATCCGGTGCGACCGCCGCCTTGAGCGCGTTCGACTACCTGGTCCGCACCTCGGCTCCGACCGACGACTGA
- the ahpC gene encoding alkyl hydroperoxide reductase subunit C, which produces MALINTEVKPFTTTAFHNGSFVEVSDKDLRGKWSIVFFYPADFTFVCPTELGDLADLYDEFTRIGVEIYSVSTDTHFTHKAWHETSDTIRKIRFPMLGDPAGVITRNFDVMREGQGLADRATFVIDPDGVIQIMEITPEGVGRNATELLRKVKAAQYVREHPNEVCPAKWEEGEETLAPSLDLVGKI; this is translated from the coding sequence ATGGCACTGATCAATACGGAAGTGAAGCCGTTCACGACCACTGCGTTCCACAATGGTTCGTTCGTGGAGGTCAGCGACAAGGACCTTCGCGGCAAGTGGTCGATCGTGTTCTTCTACCCGGCTGACTTCACCTTCGTGTGCCCGACCGAGCTGGGGGATCTTGCGGACCTCTACGACGAGTTCACCCGGATCGGCGTGGAGATCTACTCGGTGTCGACCGACACGCACTTCACCCACAAGGCGTGGCACGAGACCTCGGACACCATCCGCAAGATCCGGTTCCCGATGCTCGGTGACCCCGCGGGTGTGATCACGCGGAACTTCGACGTGATGCGTGAGGGCCAGGGCCTCGCCGACCGTGCCACGTTCGTCATCGACCCGGACGGTGTGATCCAGATCATGGAGATCACGCCCGAGGGTGTGGGCCGCAACGCCACCGAGTTGCTGCGCAAGGTCAAGGCCGCGCAGTACGTCCGTGAGCACCCCAACGAGGTCTGCCCGGCCAAGTGGGAAGAGGGCGAAGAGACCCTGGCCCCGTCGCTGGACCTCGTCGGCAAGATCTGA
- a CDS encoding helix-turn-helix domain-containing protein, which yields MSVPSAVPPGRSLPDHARDLIRMHEAVISGRRPPMRPRGIVFRSWSRVRRLGLQADALNVRGRLAGEELALRREVSPLRGVVTELRQVVGAMSDASHVLLVITDRDGVVLWREGTPAVRRRADGLGFCEGAEWSERRVGTNAIGTALVEAAPVELLAGEHFERRQHSWYCTAAPVHDPRTGELLGVINVSGPALTLHPAIGALVETGRRLAESRLWQRHRERLDRLRRVGEPVLAAGPALVVDDEGWVAASAGVWVGDRIAVPSGDGEPVVVPGLGVCHPERLGEGWLIRPSGSDRAVRLELDLTRTPTLSLWGGDVDWRRPLTRRHAEILVLLHRAGPAGLSAEALSRALYGDAEHVVTVRAEVSRLRRLLGALVNTRPYRLADQVSMSVHPSQAAAAEA from the coding sequence GTGAGCGTGCCCAGTGCCGTCCCGCCGGGTCGGAGCCTTCCTGACCACGCGCGTGACCTCATCCGTATGCACGAGGCCGTCATCTCGGGGCGGCGGCCGCCGATGCGCCCGCGTGGGATCGTCTTCCGGTCGTGGTCGCGGGTACGCCGTCTCGGACTGCAAGCCGATGCGCTCAATGTCCGTGGCCGCCTGGCCGGGGAAGAGCTGGCACTGCGCCGGGAGGTCTCACCGCTGCGGGGCGTCGTGACGGAGCTAAGACAGGTGGTCGGTGCGATGTCCGACGCCTCCCACGTGCTGCTGGTCATCACCGACCGAGACGGCGTGGTTCTCTGGCGGGAGGGAACGCCCGCGGTTCGACGGCGGGCCGATGGGCTCGGGTTCTGCGAGGGGGCGGAGTGGAGTGAGAGACGGGTGGGGACGAACGCCATCGGCACCGCACTCGTCGAGGCGGCTCCGGTCGAGCTGCTCGCCGGGGAGCATTTCGAACGGCGGCAGCACTCCTGGTACTGCACCGCGGCCCCCGTCCATGACCCGAGGACGGGGGAACTGCTCGGCGTGATCAATGTCAGCGGTCCCGCGTTGACCCTGCACCCGGCGATCGGTGCGTTGGTGGAGACCGGACGGCGTTTGGCGGAGTCTCGGCTGTGGCAGCGGCATCGAGAGCGGCTGGATCGGCTTCGTCGGGTGGGAGAGCCGGTACTGGCCGCGGGGCCGGCGTTGGTGGTCGACGACGAGGGGTGGGTGGCCGCCAGTGCGGGGGTGTGGGTGGGTGACCGGATCGCGGTGCCCTCGGGTGACGGGGAGCCGGTCGTGGTGCCCGGGTTGGGTGTATGTCATCCCGAGAGGCTGGGGGAGGGGTGGCTCATCCGGCCGTCGGGTTCCGATCGGGCCGTGCGGCTCGAGCTGGACCTCACCCGCACGCCGACGCTCAGCCTGTGGGGTGGTGACGTCGACTGGCGGAGACCGCTGACGAGACGGCACGCCGAGATCCTGGTGCTGCTGCATCGTGCCGGGCCCGCGGGGCTGTCGGCCGAGGCGTTGAGCCGGGCGTTGTACGGGGACGCCGAGCACGTGGTCACGGTGCGGGCGGAGGTGTCGCGGTTGCGGCGGCTGCTCGGTGCGTTGGTGAACACCCGGCCGTATCGGCTGGCCGATCAGGTGTCGATGTCGGTCCACCCCTCCCAGGCGGCGGCTGCCGAGGCGTGA